The genomic window CGGTGCTGATGGACATCCGCATGCCGGTGATGGACGGCCTGGCCGCCACCCGCCGCATCACCGAGGACGCCGGCCTCGAAGCGGTGAAGGTGGTCGTCCTGACCACCTTCGAGCTGGACGAGTACGTCTTCGAGGCGATCCGCTCCGGAGCCTCCGGTTTCCTGGTCAAGGACACCGAGCCGGCCGAACTGCTGCGGGCGGTCCGCGCCGTGGTGGGCGGCGACGCGCTGCTCTCGCCCGGTGTCACCCGCCGGCTGATCGCCGAATTCGCCGCCCGCTCCAAGGAGCCGGCGGTGGTGAGCGCCCTGGACCAGCTCACCGACCGTGAACGCGAGGTGATGGCCCTGGTCGGCATCGGCCTGTCCAACGACGAGATCGCCCGCCGCCTGGTGGTCAGCCCGCTCACCGCGAAGACCCACGTCAGCCGGGCCATGGTCAAGCTCGGCGCCCGCGACCGGGCCCAACTGGTCGTGATGGCCTACGAGTCCGGGCTGGTACGCCCCGGCTGGCTCGGCTGACCCCGTCCCGCCGAGCCCCGCAGCCCACCGCCGGCCGCGCCCGTATCGCGGAGCCGACCACCCGCGCCCGTGCGCCGGCGGCCCGGCCCCGTACGAGGAACGTACGGGGCCGGGCCGGCGCGGGAGGCGCGCCCGCGGGCGCGTGGTCACTCGGTCGTGCGGTCCGTGCCTCCGGCCCCGGAGGGCGTCACGGACGGCGAGGCGGGCGAGGCAGCGGCAGGCGCGACCGCGGCCACCGGTGTGCCGCCGTCGCTCTGCGCGGCCCGCCGCGCCTCGTCCTCGGCCGAGGACGCGACGAGGATCCCGTACGAGGGCCGCCGGGTGCGCAGCCCCGACAGTGTGAGCAGCAGACCCGCCACGCCGATGCCGGTGACCACCCACAGGGCCGGCCGGTAGCTGTCGAGCACCGCCTGCTTGCCGCCGCCGTGGCCGTCGGTGTGGGCGGTGACCACCGCGGTGACGACGGCGAGGAAGATCGCGCCGCCGACCTGGAAGGAGGTGTTGAGCAGGCCGGAGACCATGCCCTGCTCCTCGTTCCTGACGCCGTTGGTGGCCTGGATGTTGAGCGAGGGGAAGGCCAGCGCGAAGGCCGCGCCGAGCAGCAGCATCGACGGGAGGATGACGGCGGCGTAGCCGGGGTGCAGGTCAATCCGCAGGAAGAGCGCGTAGCCGGCAACCAGCGACGCGAAGCCGGCCGCGATCACCCGCGGGGTGCCGAACTTGTCGACGATCGGTCCCATCCGGGTGGACAGGATGGCGACCAGCGAGCCCGCGGGCAGGAAGGCGAGCGCGGTCTGCATGGCGCTGTAGCCGAGCACGTTCTGCAGGTACTGCGTGACCAGGAACTGGAAGCCGATGTACGAGCCGAAGAAGGTGGCGCCGCCGAGGTTGGCGCGGACCTGGTGGGAGGAGCGGAGCACGGCCAGCCGGATGAGCGGGTGGGACGAGCGGTGCTCGATGGCGACGAACGCGACCAGCAGCGCCGCGACAGCGCCGAAGGACCCGAGCGTGCGGGCCGAGGCCCAGCCGGCGCTGGACGCCGAGACCACGGTGAACACCAGCAGCAGCATCGAGGCGGTGCCGGTGAAGGTGCCGGGCAGGTCGTAGCCTCTGCCCTCCGTGCTCTCCCTCGGGGTCCTGGGGATCAGCTTGAGGCCGGCGATCAGCGCGATCAGCGCGACGGGCGCGGGCAGCAGCATCGTCCAGCGCCAGCCCGCCTCGGTGAGGAAGCCGGAGAGCACCAGGCCCATCGAGAAGCCGGTGGCGCCGCAGCTGGAGTAGATGGTCAGGGCGCGGTTGCGGATCGGGCCCTCGGCGAAGGTGGTGGTGATGATGGACAGGCCGGCCGGCGCGGTGAAGGCGGCGCTCAGGCCCTTGATGAAGCGGGTGGCGATCAGCAGCGAGCCCGAGTCGACGAGGCCGCCGAGCAGCGAGGCGACGGCGAACACGCCGAGCGCGATCAGGAAGACGCGGCGCCTGCCGAGCAGGTCGGCCGCCCGGCCGCCGAGCAGCAGCAGGCCGCCGTAGCCGAGGATGTAGCCGCTGACGACCCACTGCAGCGAGTTGGTGGACAGGTCGAGGTCGTCGCCGATCGACGGGAGCGCCACGCCGACCATCGAGACGTCGAGCGCGTCGAGGAAGAGCGCGCCGCAGAGCACGAAGAGCGTGCCCCACTGCAGGGCGCTCCAACGCTCCTCGGTACGGGGGACGGTGGGAGACGGAGAGGTCATGGTCGGTAGATTACATGCACGCGCATCTGATGCAAGTGCATTTAATGTCCATGCATCAGGGTCCGTTTCCTGCTACCCTGCGAACATGGCCGTGGACAGGAGTGAGCGGGCGCTTGAGCGCGAGTGGCGGGAGATCCTTGCCATCCACGCGCGGACCGCGTGCGAACTCGACCGGGAGCTCCATCAGTACGGGCTCTGCGCGAGCGATTTCGAAGTGCTCGACGTCCTCGCGGGCGACCCGGAGGACGGCAGCTGCACCTTCCGTGTGCAGGAACTGGCCGACCGGGTGCACCTCAGCCAGAGCGCGCTGTCCCGGCTGGTCGCCAGGCTGGAGAAGGAAGGCCTCGTCGACCGCGGCATCTGCAGCGAGGACCGCCGCGGTGTCTATGTGGGGATCACCGACGACGGCCGCCGGCGTTTCGAGCAGGCCCGCCCCGGCCACCGTGCCGTCCTGGAGCGGATGCTCGCCAAGCCCGCCGAAGTGTGAGCCTCCTTCGCGGGTGACCTCGCGTATTTCGCTGTGGCCGCGTCAGCCCTGACGGCCGGTGTTGCGCACGGCGTAGGCGATCGCCGCCGCGACCGCCGCCAGCCCTGAGACCGTGGTCAGCGCGATCGGCAGGCCCACCGCGTCGGTGAGGAAGCCGATCGACGGCGGCCCGAGCAGCATTCCCCCGTAGCCGAGCGTGGACGCGGCGGCCACACCGCTGGGCCCGGTCAGCGCGCCCGCCCTGGCGATGGTGGTCGGGAAGCTGTTGGCCAGGCCGAGGCCGGTGAGCGCGAAACCCAGGATCACCAGCGGGATCACCGGCGCGAGTGCGCCGAGCAGCATGCCCGCGGCCGCGGTGAGGCCGCCGAGCACCAGCACCCGGGTCTGGCCGAGCCGTTCCAGCAGTGCGGTGCCCGACAGGCGGCCCAGTGTCATGGCGGCGGCCACCGCCGCGTATCCGGCGGCTGCGATCCCCGGGCCGCCGTGCAGGTCCTGCTGGATGTGCAGCGGCCCCCATTCGGCCAGCGCGCCCTCACCGTATGACGTGCAGGCCGCGATCAGGCCGAAGACGGCGACCAGCGGCCCGGTGCGCCGCACGCGGTCGGGCACGGCGGCGGATCCGGGAACCGGCGCCGCCGGCTCGGTTGCCGCGACGCGCTCCCGCGGTACCCCGATCGGGTGGGACAGCAGTACGGGTCCGGCCAAGCAGACGGTGAGCAGGCCGACCGCCGTGAGCACCAGCAGATGTGTGGCCGCCGACAGATGGGGTGCCAGCAGTCCGCCCAGCCCGGCACCGATCAGACCTCCGAGGCTGTAGGCGGCGTGGAAGCTGGACATCACCGGGCGGCGCAGCGCGGCGACCAGCTCGACGGCGGCGCTGTTCATGGCGACGTTCAGACCGCCGTACGATACGCCGAACACCAGCAGGACCAGGCCGAGCGCGAGTGCCGAGTGCGTCCGTGGCGGCAGGGCGATGCTCAGCGAGAGCACGACGGCGGTGGCCACGGTGACGCGGTCGCTGCCGAAGCGGCGGCACAGCCGGCCAGTGAGCACCATCGTCGCCACCGCGCCCGCGGACACGCCGAGCAGCGCCAGTCCCAGCTGGCCCGCGGACGCGCCGACCTGGGCTTTGATGGCGGGGATGCGGACCACCCAGCCGGCGAAGAGGAAGCCGTCGACGGCGAAGAAGACGGTGAGGGCGATGCGCAGGCGGCGCAGGGCGGGGTCGGTGGCGGGAGTGTGGTGGGATCGGCCCAGGGCCGTCCCTATTTTGTTTAGCGTCGGCACAAAGTCAGAATAGGGGGGTGACACAGATTCGGACAAGGCTTGAGCGGGGTCGCGGCGCACTCGGTCCCGCGCTCTCCCTGGTGCACACCGGCCGCGCGGCGACCCGCGCACTGCTCACCGCTGAACTGGGCGTGACCCGCGCGACCGCGGGCGCGGTCGCCGCGGAGCTCGAGGCACTGGGGCTGATCCGGGTGGACACCCGGCCGAGCGGCCCGTCCGGGGCGCAGGGCCGGCCCTCGCACCGGCTCGACGTGGCGCCCGGGGGACCGGTCGTGCTCGCCGCGCAGGTGCACGCGGACGGCTTCCGGGCCGCGCTCGTCGGGCTCGGCGGGGAGATCGTGGCCACCAGTGCCGGCAACATGACCGTACCCGCCGATCCCGCGCACGTGCTGGGCGCGGTCGTGGAGGCCGGTACCGGACTGCTGCGCGAGTCCGGGCGGGTGTGCGTCGGGGCGGGCCTCGCGGTGCCGTCCGCCGTGGCGGAGCCCGAGGGCACCGCGCTCAACCCGCTGCACCTGGCCTGGCCCGCGGGCGCCCCGGTGCGGGAGGTCTTCGCGAGCCAGATCGCCCGGGTGGGCATTCTCGGCCCCGACGGGGAGCCGGTCGCGTCCTTCGTCGGCAACGACGTCAACGTGGCCGCGCTGGCCGAGCACCGGCACGGCGCCGGTCGCGGCGCGCAGCACCTGCTGGTGGTCGCCTCGGGGCACCGCGGGGTCGGCGGCGCGCTGGTGCTCGACGGCCGCCTGCACACCGGCAGTTCGGGGCTCGCGCTGGAGGTCGGCCACCTCACCGTGCAGCCGGACGGGCGCCCCTGCCACTGCGGCAGCCGCGGCTGCCTCGACGTCGAGGCGGACCCGCTGGCCTTCCTCGAAGCGGCGGGCCGGGTGCCGGGGCCGGAGGTGTCGCTGCTCGAACAGTGCCGCGACCTGCTCAGCACGGAGTACGCCGACCCGGCCGTCAAGGCCGCGGCGCACATGCTGATCGACCGGCTCGGCCGGGGGCTGGCCGGGATGGTCAACGTGCTCAACCCCGACCTGATCCTGCTCGGCGGCCTGCACCGCCATCTGCTGGACGCCGACCCCGAGGCGCTGCGCGCGGTGGTCGCCGACCACAGCCTGTGGGGCCGCAGCGGCGGCGTACCGGTGCTGGCCTGCGCCCTCGACCACAACAGCCTTGTCGGCGCTGCCGAGTTGGCCTGGCAGCCGGTGCTCGACGACCCGCTGGCGGCGCTCGGCGGCTGACCGGCCGCGCGGGACGGACGGGCGCTCCGGCCGGCCGTCGTCCGCCCTCCGCCCCGGGCGGCCGGTCACGCCCGCCCTCCTCCCCGGGTCCCGCCCGCCGCCGGCCGGCGCGGCGGGCGCAGTCCGCGGGCCGTCGGGTACTCCCCGCGGAGCAGCCCCGCTGCCGCTGGCCGTACGACGATTTCGGCGGCGGGGGAAGCCAGGCTCGTGGTGTCGGGAGAACCCGGCACGACCGAGGAGATGACGGACGATGAACACCCTGGCTTGGCATGACGGCGGGCCCGGCCCGTGGATCCTGTTCTTCCCGCTGATCTGGGTGTTCGCGGTGGCCGCCGTGGTCACCGTGTTGCGCCGCACGGTGTGGCGCGGCCGTGGCGGGCCGTGGCAGGTCAGGTCGGCGGCGACCGGCGAGCACAGCCCGATGGCGGTGCTGGGGCGGCGGTTCGCGGCCGGCGAGATCGACGAGGAGGAATACTGGCGCCGGATGTCAGTGCTCGAGGAGCACTTCGCCCGTGACCCGCGCGGCCCCCGCGGCGGCAAGGGCGGCGCGCTGTGAAGGAGGTGACGGCGCCTCACGGGAGCGCGGGGCCCGACAAAGGCCCCGACAAAGGCAACGGCAACGGCTCCGGCAGCGAGCGCCAGCGCGAGGGCGACGGCGGCCCCGGTCCAGGCAGCGGCACCGCGGCCCGGGTCGTGGACGCGGCCAAGGTGTACGGCACCGGCGACACGGCCGTACGGGCCCTCGACGGCGTGACGGTGGGCTTCCCGGCCGGCCGCTTCACCGCGATCATGGGGCCTTCCGGCTCCGGCAAGTCCACCCTGATGCACTGCGCCGCCGGCCTGGACTCGCTCACCTCGGGCACCGCGTGGATCGGCGACACCGAGCTGGGCTCGCTCGGCGACCGGCAGCTGACGCTGCTGCGCAGGGAGCGGATCGGCTTCGTCTTCCAGTCCTTCAACCTGGTCCCGACGCTGACCGTCGCGGAGAACGTCACCCTGCCGCTCGACCTCGCGGGCAGGCGCCCCGACGCCGAGTGGGTGGACGCGCTGATCGACGTCGTCGGGCTGCGCGACCGGCTGCGGCACCGCCCCGGCGAGCTGTCCGGCGGCCAGCAGCAGCGGGTCGCCGTGGCCAGGGCGCTCGCCGGCCGGCCCGAGGTGGTCTTCGCCGACGAGCCGACCGGCAACCTGGACTCGCGCTCCGGCGGCGAGGTCCTCGACCTGCTCGGCCGGGCGGTGCACGACATGGGCCGCACCGTGGTGATGGTCACCCACGACCCGGTCGCGGCCGCCCACGCCGACGAGGTGGTCTTCCTCGCCGACGGCCGGCTCGTGGACCTGATGGCCGCGCCCACCGCGGGCCTGGTGCTCGACCGGATGAAGGCCTTCGACGGCCGCCCGGCCGCCGGGGGAGGGGCGTCGTCGTGAGTACCGCGACCGGCGCGGGCCGGGCGTCGCTGCGCCTCGGGCTCGCGGGGCTGCGCGCCCACAAGCGCCGCTTCGCCGGCACCTTCGTCGCCGTCTTCCTCGGCGTCGCCTTCCTGGCCGGCACCATGGTGACGGGCGACACGCTGCGGGCCAGCTTCGGCAGGCTCTTCGCCGACGCCAACAGCGGTACGGACACCGTCGTGCGGGGCGCCGACGAGATCAAGGCGCCGGGTCTCGGGCAGGGCATCCGCGAGCCGGTGCCCACCGGCCTGATCGACGCCATCCGGCAGGTGCCCGGTGTCGCGGCCGTCGCCCCCGACATCGAGGGCGCGGGCGAGCTGGTCAAGGCCGACGGCAAGTCCCTGGACACCAGGGGCCCCACCGTCGCGGGCAACTGGATCGACGAACCCGACCTGAACCCGTACAAGCTCGTGCGGGGCCACGCGCCCAGCGCGCCGGGCGAGATCGTCATCAACCGCGGCGCGGCGACCAAGGGCGGCCTGAAGCTCGGCGACCGCACGCTGCTGCGCACCCCTGACCCGGTGCACGTCACCGTGGTGGGCGTCGCCACCTTCGGCAGCGAGGACGGCGAGGGCCAGACCACGTACGCCGGTATGACAAGGGCCGACGCCGAGCGGTATCTGATGCCCGAGCCCGGCAGGGCCACCACCATCAAGGTCAGGGCGGGATCCGGGCTGAGCCAGGAGCAGCTCACCGCGCGGGTCGCCCGGGTGCTGCCCGCGCGCTACGAGGCGATCACCGGCACCCGGGCGAGCGACGATACCCAGCAGGCCACCTCGGGCGCCTTCCTGGACATCTTCACCACCCTGCTGACGGTCTTCGCGGGCATCGCCCTGCTGGTGGCCACCTTCAGCATCCACAACACCTTCGCGATCGTGGTGGCCCAGCGCACCCGGGAGAACGCCCTGCTGCGGGCGCTGGGCGCGACCCGGCGCCAGGTGCTCGGCTCGACGATGGCCGAGGCCGCCGCCGTGGGCGTACTGGCCTCGCTCGCCGGGCTGCTCGGCGGCATCGGGATCGCGGCCGGGCTGCAGGCGCTCTTCCCGGCGGTCGGCTTCCCCTTCCCGGAGGGCGCGTTGCGGATCCACGCGCCGGCCATGGCCCTGCCGCCGGCCGTGGGCCTGCTGGTGTGCGTCGGCTCGGCGGTGGCGCCCGCCGTCCGTGCGGGCCGCACCGCGCCGCTCGCCGCGCTGCGGGAGAGCGCCACCGACGCCTCGGGCGCGTCCCGCCGCCGGGCGGCCGCCGGGCTGGGCACCGCCGTCGCGGGGGTCGCCCTGACCGCCGCCGGGGCCACGGCGGGCCCCAGCCTGCCGCTCACCGCGCTGGGCGCGGTCCTGACACTCGCGGCCTTCGTGGTGCTCGGCCCGGTCGCCTCCTCGGTCGCGGTGCGGGTGCTGGGCGCGCCGGTCGGCCGGCTGCGCGGGGTGACGGGCTCGCTGGCCCGCCGCAACGCGCTGCGCAGCCCCAAGCGAACCGCGGCCACCGCCACCGCGCTGATGATCGGGGTGGCCGTGGTGTCGCTCTTCACGGTCCTCGGCGCCTCGATGAAGGCGACGCTGCACCAGACCGCGGACCGCTCCTTCGCCGGTGACGTCGCCATCAGCGCCCAGCTCTACGGCGCCGGCGGCAGCGGCCTGAGCCCCGAACTCGCCCCGGCGGTGGCGAGGCTGCCCGAGGTCCAGGACGCGGTCGGCCTCGGCAGCGGCGTCGCCGAGGTGGACGGCGCGGGGCGCAGGCTCACGGTCACCGACCCGGCGGCGCTGTCCCGGCTGCTCGACCTCGGTGCGGTGCGCGGCTCGCTCACCGGTCTCGGCACCGGTGCCATCGCGGTGTCCGAGGACGAGGCGGACCGGCGCGGCCTGACCACCGGCAGCACCGTGCGGCTCACCTTCTCCGACGGCGATCGGGTGACCCTCACCGTCGGCGCGGTCTACGGCCAGGCCGGCCTGGCCGGCGACTACCTGATCACCCGGGCCGCCTGGGAGCCGCACCGGGTCCAGGACAAGGACACGCTCGTCGCCATCGGCTTCAGGGACGGCGTGTCCACTTCCGCGGGCAAGGCGGCGGTCACCAGGGCGGTGAAGGCCTTCGGGTCGCCCGACGTGCAGACCAGGAGCGAGTACGCCACGTCGTCGGCCGCAGGGGTCGACACCTTCCTCACCCTGATCTACGCCCTGCTGGTGCTCGCCGTGCTGATCGCGCTGCTCGGCATCGCCAACACCCTCACTCTCGCGGTGCACGAACGGACCCGGGAGCTTGGCCTGTTGCGCGCGGTCGGGCAGACCCGCGGCCAGCTGCGGGCGATGGTGCGCTGGGAGTCGGTCGTGGTGGCGGCCTTCGGCACCGCGGGCGGCCTGGGGCTCGGCACCTTCCTCGGCTGGGCCCTGGTCAAGGCCACCGACGGCTCGGCCACCGGCGCCTTCGCGATCCCGCCGCTGCCGCTGACCGTGGTGCTGCTCGTGGGTGTCGCCGCAGGCGTGCTGGCCGGCTGGCGCCCGGCCAGGCGTGCGGCGCGGCTGGACATCCTGCGGGCCATCGCGACCGAGTGACCGCTGTCCGCACGGCCGGGCGCCGCCTCCCTGACAGGGAGGCGGCGCCCGGCCCGCAGTCTGCTTGCGGGTGGCTTCGGCGAACGCGCCGCAGGTGCGGCGGTCAGGCCGCAGCGGCGACGGCGATCGGCTCGGCGACCGGCTCGGGCTCGGGCAGCGCTCGCTCGAAGGGCCGGGCCGTCCGCAGCGGAAGGAGCGTCGGCACCGCGAGCGGGGTGCGCAGGACGAACCACACGACCTTGCCCGTCTCCTCCGGCAGCAGGTCGGTGCCCCAGCTGTCGCTCATCGCCTCGACCATCGTCAGACCCCGCCCGGTGGTGGCCATCGGCTCCACCGGCCGCAGTTGCGGCAGTCGCGGGTCGTGGTCGGTGACGGCCACGGTGAGGCGGTCGCCGGCGAGGGTCAGCCGTACACCGCACTTCTTGTCCGGCTTGGCGTGCCGGTGCACGTTCGCCAGCAGCTCGCTGGTGGCGCTCGCGGCGGCTTCGACCAGCGGATCGAGGCGCCAGTAGCGCAGCTGCGCGGACACGATGCGGCGGATCTGCTGGATCCGGTACGGGTGCGCTTCGAGTTCGAGAGTGCACTCGCGTTCGGTTCGGTGGGTCGGGTCGGTCCTGTCGGTCTGATCGGCTTGCATGATCACGGCTGCGACTCCCTCCGCGGCTGGGCCGGGCCTCGCACATGCGGGGTTCCGCCTTGCGCCGCTCCGATGGGAACACCTGAGCGAAAATGCGTAGAGTGACTGCTACGACACTCCGTGATGCGATATCAGCGTCACCCGATGTGGCGAATCTCGCAACTCGTCGCGTAGGACGGCCGGGACCAGGCCTTTCGCCGCCCGCCGCGGGCCGACGCGGAATTCGGGGACGCCGGGCCGCACCGCCGACCGGCGGGGTCCTTACTCCGGCGCGACATCGTCGGGGCCGGTCCGTGCCAGGTCCGCCAGCGTGGCCAGTGCGCGGCGCAGCACCGGCGGCGGGGGTGAGGCGAGCCCCATCCGGACGGCGGCCGGCGTGCGGTGCGGCCCCACCACGAAGGACGCGGCCGGCGTGACCGCGATGCCGTGCCGGGCGGCGGCGGCCACGAAGGTGTCGGCACGCCACGGGGCGGGCAGCTCCCACCAGCAGAAGTACGATCCCGGCCCGGACCTCGTCGCCAGGCCGGCCAGGGCTTCCGCCGCGATCTGCTGCCGGTGGCGCGCGTCGGCCCGCTTGGCGGCGGCGATCGTCGTGGCGGTGCCGTCGGTCAGCCAACCGGTCGCCGCGGCAAGGGCGTAGCCGGCGCTCGCCCAGCCGCCGGAGCGCAGCGCGGCGCTCACCGCGGGGCGCAGCCCGGGCGGGGCGACGGCAAAGCCCACCGTCAGGCCCGGCGCGAGCCGCTTGGAGGTGCTGTCCACCAGGATCACCCGCTCGGGCGCGTAGGCCGCGAGCGGCGGCGGCGCGTCCTCGCGCAGGAAGGACCAGATCGCGTCCTCCACCGCGGTGAGCCCGGCCTCCGAGAGGGTTGCGGCCAGTTGGGCCCGGCGCGGGCCCGGCATCGTGACGCCCAGCGGATTGTGCAGGGTCGGCTGGAGGTAGACGCCGCCCAGCGGTGCCGCGCGGTGCGCGGCGAGCAGCGCACCGGGCAGCAGGCCGTCCCCGTCGCACTCCAGCGGCACCAGGGTGATGCCCAGCCGGGCGGCGACGGCCTTGACCACCGGATACGTCAGCGCCTCGACGCCCAGCCGTCCGCCCGGCCGCAGCAGCGCCGCGAGGGCGGCCGCGACGGCCTGCCTGCCGTTGCCTGCGAAGAGCACGGCCTCCGGGTCCGGCGCCCAGCAGGGCCCGCCGAGCAGCCCCGCGACCGCCGCACGGGCCGCCGGCGTGCCCGCGGCGCCGGACGGGCGCAGCGCCGCGGCCAGCACGTCGGGCCTGCCCAGCCGGGCGAGCCCGGCGGCGAGCAGCTCCGACTGTCCGGCGGTGACCGGGTAGTTGAGCTCCAGATCCACCCGTGCCGCGGTGGGTTCCGCGAGGGCCGGGTCCGCCGCGGGCGCGGCGGCCCGTACGAAAGTGCCGCGGCCCACCTCGCCGGTGACCAGGCCGCGGCGGGCCAGTTCGGCGTAGACCCGGCTCGCCGTGGACTCGGCGATCCCGTGCCGCCGCGCGAACGCCCGCTGCGTCGGCAGCCGGTCGCCCGGCCGCAGCCGCCCCGCGCTGATCTGTGCCGCCACCGCGTCGGCGGCCCGCCTGAAGTCCCGCGCCATGTCCCCGCCCCCGCCGTCAGGTCCTGCCCACGCGAGCTTATTGCACCGAGATCAAATCCGGTCATTGCCCTCGTGAATGCTCCGCACCTAGCATCGGGACGTCGGCCTGAAGAGGGGGAAACCGCAGGTGAGCACTGCTCTGGTCAACGGCGTCAGCATGAGCTACGACGACACGGGCGGCGGCGGTGAGGCGCTGCTGCTGGTGCACGGCCACCCCTTCGACCGCACCATGTGGCGCCCGCAGCAGCACGCGGCGCCCGGCCACCGGGTGATCACCCCCGACCTGCGCGGCTACGGCGGCAGCCAGGTCGTCCCCGGCGTGACCCCGCTCGACACCTTCGCCCGCGACCTCGCGGCGCTGCTCGACCGGCTGGACGTGGAGCGGGCGGTGCTGTGCGGGCTGTCGATGGGCGGGCAGATCGTGCTGGAGTTCCACCGGCTCTTCCCCGACCGGGTCGCCGGCCTCGTCCTCGCCGACACCTTCGCGCAGGCCGAGACCGACCAGGGCAGGCAGGAACGCAACGAGCGCGCCGACCAGCTGCTGCGGGACGGCATGGCGGGCTACGCGCACCAGGTCCTGGACTCCATGGTCTCGCCTGCGACGGTCGCGAACCTGCCGGAAGTGGCCGGGCACGTGCTGCGCATGATGCTCGCCGCACCCCCCGAGGGCGCCGCCGCCGCGCTGCGCGGGCGCGCGCAGCGCCCCGACTACACCGCCATGCTGCCGGCCGTCGCCGTGCCAACCCTCATCGTGGTCGGCAGGGAGGACGTCTTCACCCCCGTCGCCGACGCCGAGTTCCTGCACCGCCGCATCCCCGGCGCCCGGCTCGCCGTCATCGAGGGCGCAGGGCATCTGCCCAACCTGGAACGCCCCGCCGTCTTCAACGAGGCGCTGGCCGCCCTGCTCGCGACCGTACGGCAGGTCACACCGGCCCCGGCGGCACCGAAGATGTGACGGAATTCTGACGTCGCAGGACTGGCCCTGGTCAGATGGGCTCAGGCGTGCTCGAATCGATCCATGGACGACCGCACGCCACCGGTGAGGGCACCGGAGAAGCCCCCCACCCTCCCGCCCGGGCCTTCGGAGGAGGGACGGGGCGCACCCGTCGGACGGCGGGTGGTGCTCGGCATGCTCGGGCTCGGCGCGGTCGGCGTGGGCGTCGGCGGCGCCGTCCAGGGCAAGCTGGACTCCCTGCTGGCCTCGGTCAGCGCCGAGGACCCCACGGGCGTGACGGGACTGCTGCCCGGCGGCGGCGGATTCCGCTTCTACTCGGTGTCCAACTCCATCCCGCACCGCGGCGAGAGCGACTACCGGCTGACCGTCGGCGGCCTGGTCGACAAGCCGGCCGGCTACCGCCTCGCCGACCTGCGCGCCCTGCCGCAGACCCGGTTGGTGCGCGACGTGCAGTGCGTCACGGGCTGGCGGGTGCCGAAGACCGCCTTCTCGGGGGTCCGGCTGTCCACGCTGCTGGACGCGGCCGGGGTACGGGCCGGCGGCACCGCGATCCACTTCACCTGCTTCGACGGCGTCTACAGCGAGAGCCTGACCCTCGACCAGGCCCGCCGCGCCGACATCCTGGTCGCCCTCACCATGAACGACAAGCCGGTCACCGCCGCGCACGGCGGCCCCGTCCGGCTCTACGCGGCGCCGATGTACTTCTACAAGTCCGCGAAATGGCTGTCCGGCATCACCGTGACCAAGGACGTGGAGACCGGCTACTGGGAGCGCTACGGCTACGACGTGGACGCCTGGGTCGGCAAGTCGAACGGCCGCGGCGATGACCCCACGTCATGACGCCCCG from Streptomyces sp. NBC_01198 includes these protein-coding regions:
- a CDS encoding ROK family protein, producing the protein MTQIRTRLERGRGALGPALSLVHTGRAATRALLTAELGVTRATAGAVAAELEALGLIRVDTRPSGPSGAQGRPSHRLDVAPGGPVVLAAQVHADGFRAALVGLGGEIVATSAGNMTVPADPAHVLGAVVEAGTGLLRESGRVCVGAGLAVPSAVAEPEGTALNPLHLAWPAGAPVREVFASQIARVGILGPDGEPVASFVGNDVNVAALAEHRHGAGRGAQHLLVVASGHRGVGGALVLDGRLHTGSSGLALEVGHLTVQPDGRPCHCGSRGCLDVEADPLAFLEAAGRVPGPEVSLLEQCRDLLSTEYADPAVKAAAHMLIDRLGRGLAGMVNVLNPDLILLGGLHRHLLDADPEALRAVVADHSLWGRSGGVPVLACALDHNSLVGAAELAWQPVLDDPLAALGG
- a CDS encoding response regulator transcription factor, with the protein product MIRVVLADDQVLVRAGFRALLDAQSDIEVVGEAADGQQALHAVRELRPDAVLMDIRMPVMDGLAATRRITEDAGLEAVKVVVLTTFELDEYVFEAIRSGASGFLVKDTEPAELLRAVRAVVGGDALLSPGVTRRLIAEFAARSKEPAVVSALDQLTDREREVMALVGIGLSNDEIARRLVVSPLTAKTHVSRAMVKLGARDRAQLVVMAYESGLVRPGWLG
- a CDS encoding ABC transporter ATP-binding protein is translated as MDAAKVYGTGDTAVRALDGVTVGFPAGRFTAIMGPSGSGKSTLMHCAAGLDSLTSGTAWIGDTELGSLGDRQLTLLRRERIGFVFQSFNLVPTLTVAENVTLPLDLAGRRPDAEWVDALIDVVGLRDRLRHRPGELSGGQQQRVAVARALAGRPEVVFADEPTGNLDSRSGGEVLDLLGRAVHDMGRTVVMVTHDPVAAAHADEVVFLADGRLVDLMAAPTAGLVLDRMKAFDGRPAAGGGASS
- a CDS encoding SHOCT domain-containing protein — translated: MNTLAWHDGGPGPWILFFPLIWVFAVAAVVTVLRRTVWRGRGGPWQVRSAATGEHSPMAVLGRRFAAGEIDEEEYWRRMSVLEEHFARDPRGPRGGKGGAL
- a CDS encoding MarR family winged helix-turn-helix transcriptional regulator — protein: MAVDRSERALEREWREILAIHARTACELDRELHQYGLCASDFEVLDVLAGDPEDGSCTFRVQELADRVHLSQSALSRLVARLEKEGLVDRGICSEDRRGVYVGITDDGRRRFEQARPGHRAVLERMLAKPAEV
- a CDS encoding MFS transporter, coding for MPTLNKIGTALGRSHHTPATDPALRRLRIALTVFFAVDGFLFAGWVVRIPAIKAQVGASAGQLGLALLGVSAGAVATMVLTGRLCRRFGSDRVTVATAVVLSLSIALPPRTHSALALGLVLLVFGVSYGGLNVAMNSAAVELVAALRRPVMSSFHAAYSLGGLIGAGLGGLLAPHLSAATHLLVLTAVGLLTVCLAGPVLLSHPIGVPRERVAATEPAAPVPGSAAVPDRVRRTGPLVAVFGLIAACTSYGEGALAEWGPLHIQQDLHGGPGIAAAGYAAVAAAMTLGRLSGTALLERLGQTRVLVLGGLTAAAGMLLGALAPVIPLVILGFALTGLGLANSFPTTIARAGALTGPSGVAAASTLGYGGMLLGPPSIGFLTDAVGLPIALTTVSGLAAVAAAIAYAVRNTGRQG
- a CDS encoding MFS transporter — protein: MTSPSPTVPRTEERWSALQWGTLFVLCGALFLDALDVSMVGVALPSIGDDLDLSTNSLQWVVSGYILGYGGLLLLGGRAADLLGRRRVFLIALGVFAVASLLGGLVDSGSLLIATRFIKGLSAAFTAPAGLSIITTTFAEGPIRNRALTIYSSCGATGFSMGLVLSGFLTEAGWRWTMLLPAPVALIALIAGLKLIPRTPRESTEGRGYDLPGTFTGTASMLLLVFTVVSASSAGWASARTLGSFGAVAALLVAFVAIEHRSSHPLIRLAVLRSSHQVRANLGGATFFGSYIGFQFLVTQYLQNVLGYSAMQTALAFLPAGSLVAILSTRMGPIVDKFGTPRVIAAGFASLVAGYALFLRIDLHPGYAAVILPSMLLLGAAFALAFPSLNIQATNGVRNEEQGMVSGLLNTSFQVGGAIFLAVVTAVVTAHTDGHGGGKQAVLDSYRPALWVVTGIGVAGLLLTLSGLRTRRPSYGILVASSAEDEARRAAQSDGGTPVAAVAPAAASPASPSVTPSGAGGTDRTTE